Proteins from a genomic interval of Vreelandella profundi:
- a CDS encoding TRAP transporter substrate-binding protein — translation MNYKYIITGTCAFIISSTVSAQEITLRMAHFAAETHPGHEAALQFAENVSQRTNNEISVELYPANELGSPPEQLEQTVLGVVDMNLPTQGGLDKYVKAFGTVMTPFAFDSYEEAHRVLDGPFYDWVAPQLESQGLVLLSNWEYGFRHITNNERPIETPEDVKGLKLRTPPELQIVAALEALGASTAQISFPELPNALNQGVVDGQENPISVIYHYNLNDFQDHLALTRHVYNSMVHVINKNTWDSLTQEQQTIIKEESLAASAMMREAVMAQEEEEIAALKERGMQVTEPDLSLFVELMGPARARVAEHVGQDNMETFLNFLD, via the coding sequence ATGAACTATAAATATATTATTACGGGTACTTGTGCCTTTATTATTTCAAGCACCGTAAGTGCGCAAGAAATTACGCTTCGAATGGCACACTTTGCTGCGGAAACGCATCCCGGACATGAAGCGGCGTTGCAATTCGCTGAGAATGTAAGCCAAAGAACCAATAATGAAATTTCTGTTGAGCTTTATCCTGCTAATGAACTTGGTTCACCGCCTGAGCAATTAGAACAGACGGTTTTAGGTGTCGTCGATATGAATCTACCCACTCAAGGTGGACTGGATAAATATGTTAAAGCATTCGGCACTGTCATGACCCCTTTTGCATTTGATAGCTATGAAGAGGCGCACCGCGTTTTAGATGGGCCTTTCTATGACTGGGTTGCTCCCCAACTAGAGTCGCAAGGATTAGTCTTATTATCAAATTGGGAATATGGTTTCCGTCATATAACCAATAATGAGAGGCCAATTGAAACACCCGAAGACGTAAAAGGATTAAAACTACGTACTCCACCAGAGCTTCAAATTGTTGCAGCACTTGAAGCGCTTGGGGCTTCGACAGCACAAATTTCGTTTCCTGAGCTGCCTAACGCACTTAATCAAGGTGTCGTTGATGGACAGGAAAATCCGATTAGTGTTATATACCATTATAACTTAAACGATTTTCAAGATCATTTAGCCTTGACCCGGCATGTATATAATTCAATGGTCCATGTGATTAATAAAAACACATGGGATTCGCTTACTCAAGAGCAGCAAACCATTATTAAAGAAGAGAGCCTAGCGGCTTCAGCGATGATGCGTGAAGCTGTTATGGCTCAAGAGGAAGAAGAGATTGCAGCGCTTAAAGAGCGTGGTATGCAGGTAACTGAACCTGATTTATCTCTTTTTGTTGAACTTATGGGGCCCGCTAGAGCACGTGTAGCGGAACATGTTGGGCAGGACAATATGGAAACCTTCCTGAACTTCTTAGATTAA
- a CDS encoding NAD(P)-dependent oxidoreductase produces the protein MPELRIGFIGLGGMGRGLVKNLCAKGYSVTVFDLDSDKIADAVMHGATAGASAVEIAAKSDIFAVCVTTAEAVRALALGPDGALAALPKDAVFLDHTTVSVEHVDLLRDACVKAGINYAEAPMTRTPAHAERGEVNILFGGEESLLERLRPVFKTYSENIFHVGPSGHAIRLKLIHNYIAFANVASWCEGFALAAKEGLDMSKVINIISAAGGKSGMMDLYGDLTLRRDFTPHMSLENAQKDVRYYAEWLGKAGMPAFMAQSVHNTYALASIMGHGSESCTAVIKAYEDLSGVQACLKE, from the coding sequence ATGCCAGAGCTAAGAATTGGGTTTATAGGCCTGGGCGGTATGGGACGTGGTCTCGTTAAAAACCTCTGTGCTAAAGGATACAGCGTCACTGTATTCGACTTAGATTCAGACAAGATAGCCGATGCTGTTATGCATGGCGCAACGGCAGGAGCTTCAGCCGTCGAGATCGCGGCTAAATCTGATATTTTTGCTGTTTGTGTTACCACAGCAGAAGCCGTACGAGCCTTGGCATTAGGCCCAGATGGCGCATTGGCAGCCTTACCCAAAGATGCTGTCTTTTTAGATCATACGACCGTCTCGGTTGAGCATGTAGACCTATTACGTGACGCTTGCGTTAAAGCGGGCATTAATTACGCAGAAGCGCCTATGACTCGTACACCTGCTCACGCTGAGCGTGGCGAGGTTAATATTTTATTTGGTGGGGAAGAGTCACTACTGGAGCGTTTACGGCCAGTTTTTAAGACTTACTCCGAAAACATATTTCATGTCGGCCCATCAGGGCATGCAATCCGCCTTAAGCTGATACACAACTATATAGCATTCGCGAATGTGGCTTCTTGGTGTGAGGGCTTTGCTCTTGCCGCTAAAGAAGGGCTCGATATGTCGAAAGTTATTAATATTATTTCAGCAGCAGGTGGTAAGTCTGGAATGATGGATCTTTATGGCGACCTCACTCTAAGGCGTGACTTTACGCCACATATGTCGTTAGAAAACGCTCAAAAAGACGTTCGCTATTATGCAGAATGGCTGGGAAAAGCGGGAATGCCTGCTTTCATGGCTCAATCTGTACATAACACTTACGCTCTTGCTTCAATTATGGGGCACGGTAGCGAAAGCTGTACGGCTGTTATCAAAGCATACGAAGACCTTTCAGGTGTTCAAGCCTGCTTAAAAGAATAA
- a CDS encoding FadR/GntR family transcriptional regulator, which translates to MKTPVTFERIDRPRRLPDEVAAALTAAIENGQLRPGDRFPTEAVLSESFGVARTVVREAISLLKYDGVVDSRRGVGTFITENSNRSAFRISPSCFEKRQQIIKLLQLRAEVQAGASALAAEKRSIKQMQGIEERFIEMERLDALGPDGALESRVDIELDFYRFITEASGNEYYIEVIGMIEGNIQSNLRSAFLKNAAASEFGVPIINEHRAVRDALATQDIALARQATRLRFEHAAERIAAREDFL; encoded by the coding sequence ATGAAGACACCAGTAACGTTTGAACGTATTGACCGGCCCCGCCGCTTGCCTGATGAAGTGGCCGCAGCGCTGACGGCGGCTATCGAAAATGGCCAGCTACGCCCCGGAGACCGCTTTCCTACCGAGGCTGTACTGTCTGAAAGCTTTGGCGTTGCCCGCACGGTTGTACGTGAAGCTATTTCGCTACTGAAATACGACGGCGTCGTTGATTCGCGGCGTGGGGTTGGAACCTTTATCACTGAAAACAGCAACCGGTCTGCCTTTCGCATTAGCCCTAGCTGCTTTGAAAAGCGTCAACAAATTATCAAATTGCTGCAGCTACGCGCTGAAGTCCAGGCGGGCGCTTCGGCACTGGCTGCAGAAAAACGCTCTATAAAGCAGATGCAGGGCATTGAAGAACGCTTCATTGAAATGGAGCGGCTGGATGCATTAGGCCCCGATGGCGCCCTTGAATCTAGAGTGGATATTGAACTCGATTTTTATCGTTTCATCACCGAAGCCTCAGGGAATGAATATTACATTGAAGTTATTGGCATGATTGAGGGCAATATCCAAAGCAATTTGCGTTCGGCTTTTCTCAAAAATGCAGCTGCGTCTGAGTTCGGCGTACCCATTATAAACGAGCATCGTGCTGTAAGAGATGCGCTTGCTACACAAGATATCGCGTTGGCTAGACAGGCGACACGCCTTCGTTTTGAACATGCCGCTGAGCGTATCGCGGCGCGTGAAGACTTTTTATAA